Proteins from a genomic interval of Brucella intermedia LMG 3301:
- a CDS encoding NAD(P)/FAD-dependent oxidoreductase, producing the protein MTYPVTYYSRTKADDFARPTLEREITADVAVIGGGLAGLSAALQMARAGKKVAVLEAESIGFGASGRNGGFVSPGFATGGDAIAARAGGNVARTLHEMSIEGVEFVRQNIASLNIEEAQLSPGIMSVRRYDDGDSLKHYADELYRDYGYKLDFHTTAETRDILNSRRYFQSVTDPNAFHIHPLNYLRALGREIERLGGRIVEHSRVVQLLDHGDGKLVKTAQGQVKAGAVLITTGGYTDGLVGQIKRAYLPIATYVMVSEEAPELIASAIRTTSAIGDNRRAGDYYRVIDGGRRLLWGGRITTRAADTPGVVRELRSEMEGTYPQLASLKTELAWSGLMSYARHLMPQIGKLDRATWYCTAFGGHGLNTTAIGGKVVAEAICGQSDRYKLFEKFGLVWAGGAAGLAAAQLTYWKLQMQDWLAERKAG; encoded by the coding sequence ATGACATATCCCGTCACTTACTACAGCCGTACCAAGGCAGACGACTTCGCACGTCCGACGCTGGAGCGTGAGATAACAGCAGATGTCGCGGTGATTGGCGGCGGACTTGCCGGATTGTCGGCGGCCTTGCAGATGGCGCGCGCCGGCAAGAAAGTAGCTGTTCTGGAAGCCGAAAGCATTGGCTTTGGCGCATCAGGGCGCAATGGCGGATTTGTCAGCCCCGGTTTTGCGACCGGCGGCGATGCGATTGCCGCCCGCGCCGGGGGCAATGTCGCCAGAACGCTTCACGAAATGTCGATCGAAGGCGTCGAGTTCGTTCGCCAGAACATTGCCTCGCTGAACATCGAGGAAGCCCAGCTATCACCCGGCATCATGAGCGTTCGTCGCTATGATGATGGCGACAGCCTGAAACACTACGCCGACGAACTCTACCGCGACTACGGCTACAAGCTCGATTTCCATACAACAGCCGAAACCCGCGACATTTTGAATTCCAGGCGCTATTTCCAGTCTGTCACTGACCCCAATGCCTTTCATATCCATCCCTTGAATTATCTGCGGGCGCTTGGGCGCGAGATAGAGCGGCTTGGCGGGCGGATAGTCGAGCACAGCCGTGTCGTTCAATTGCTCGACCACGGTGATGGCAAGCTTGTAAAGACGGCCCAGGGACAGGTCAAAGCAGGCGCCGTGCTGATAACCACCGGCGGCTATACAGACGGGCTCGTCGGGCAGATCAAGCGGGCCTACCTGCCCATCGCAACCTATGTAATGGTAAGCGAGGAAGCGCCCGAACTGATTGCGTCGGCAATTCGCACCACATCCGCCATCGGTGATAACCGGCGGGCGGGCGACTATTACCGCGTGATCGACGGCGGCCGCAGACTGTTGTGGGGCGGACGCATCACGACAAGAGCAGCGGATACGCCCGGCGTCGTGCGGGAACTGCGCAGCGAAATGGAGGGGACCTACCCTCAGCTCGCTTCGCTGAAGACGGAACTCGCATGGTCGGGCCTTATGTCCTATGCGAGACATCTCATGCCACAGATCGGCAAGCTGGACCGCGCCACCTGGTATTGCACGGCATTTGGCGGCCACGGGCTCAACACGACCGCCATCGGCGGCAAGGTCGTCGCCGAAGCCATCTGCGGACAAAGTGACCGGTACAAGCTTTTCGAGAAATTCGGGCTGGTCTGGGCC
- a CDS encoding transporter substrate-binding domain-containing protein — protein sequence MRKIITIMGIAGAILATGFTAHAGETLDRVMEKKAMVVATNAGWPPQSFLDDSNQLVGFDVDVANEIGKRLGVAVSFETPDWATLTGGRWQGRYDVGVGSVTPTKARANVIDFAGIYYYSPYVYVVHKDSEAKSVADLKGKVIGVETATTSEDYARHQLEIDAPGLPPIEYKLEPGEIRTFADSMLPFDDLRLGDGVRIDAIVAPEQTAQNAIKNGYPVKILEGDYAFREPLVVIAEKNDPEWTAKIGEIIKQMKSDGTLGTLTAKWYGKDYSAD from the coding sequence ATGAGAAAAATCATAACAATAATGGGTATTGCAGGCGCTATTCTGGCAACGGGGTTCACGGCTCATGCGGGAGAGACGCTGGATCGCGTCATGGAAAAGAAGGCCATGGTTGTTGCAACCAATGCAGGCTGGCCTCCGCAAAGCTTTCTGGACGATTCCAATCAGCTCGTGGGATTCGACGTTGACGTTGCCAATGAGATCGGCAAGCGTCTGGGCGTCGCCGTATCCTTCGAGACACCGGACTGGGCAACCTTGACCGGCGGGCGCTGGCAGGGGCGCTATGACGTAGGCGTCGGATCGGTCACGCCGACCAAGGCGCGCGCCAATGTCATCGATTTTGCCGGCATTTATTATTACAGCCCATATGTGTATGTCGTGCACAAGGACAGCGAAGCGAAATCGGTCGCTGACCTCAAAGGCAAGGTTATCGGCGTCGAGACAGCCACCACGTCGGAAGATTATGCGCGTCACCAGCTGGAGATCGACGCACCCGGCCTTCCCCCGATCGAATACAAGCTCGAACCGGGTGAAATTCGCACCTTCGCGGATTCCATGCTGCCGTTCGACGACCTGAGACTGGGAGATGGCGTGCGTATCGATGCGATCGTCGCACCGGAGCAGACGGCCCAGAACGCCATCAAGAACGGCTATCCCGTAAAAATCCTCGAAGGCGACTATGCCTTCCGTGAGCCGCTCGTCGTTATCGCCGAGAAGAACGATCCCGAATGGACCGCCAAGATTGGCGAAATCATCAAGCAGATGAAGTCCGACGGCACTCTCGGGACACTCACCGCAAAGTGGTACGGCAAGGACTACAGCGCCGACTGA
- a CDS encoding RidA family protein, whose translation MTNSTTPYFLEDTDESEISSDVAGIGNLLVTTHIPIRADGTMETGDITAQSECTLNSLRTSLEKAGSSLANVIHLTIYLTDINERPAFNEVYLRFFKKPFPVRCAVGVAGLATPEMRVEVTAMAVRNQ comes from the coding sequence ATGACAAACAGCACGACGCCCTATTTCCTTGAAGACACGGATGAGAGCGAGATTTCCTCCGATGTCGCAGGTATCGGCAACCTGCTGGTAACCACGCATATTCCCATCCGGGCAGATGGCACAATGGAAACCGGCGATATAACCGCTCAGAGCGAATGCACGCTCAACAGTCTCAGGACTTCACTTGAAAAGGCAGGCAGCAGCCTGGCAAACGTCATTCATTTGACGATCTACCTGACCGATATCAACGAACGTCCTGCCTTTAACGAGGTTTACCTGCGCTTCTTCAAGAAACCTTTTCCGGTTCGTTGCGCTGTCGGCGTGGCGGGGCTGGCCACGCCGGAGATGCGGGTCGAAGTCACGGCTATGGCGGTACGCAATCAGTAG
- a CDS encoding MDR family MFS transporter yields MTEKHSHRGLVVAAIMASMAMIAVEATIVSTAMPQIAAQLGQLNLYSWVFSSFLLTQTATTVVFGKLADIYGRKPVLIFGIALFLIASILAGFAWSMPSMIVFRLLQGIGAGAIQPASMTVVADLFPGAQRSKVQGYLASVWALSAVVGPLLGSLIIHNLSWAWVFWINVPVGMLAASGFLLFLHEEKRSKPVSVDVLGAALFAVSISSLMIALTLMESAVSPEAVLALVLFGFSLVAFIWQERRAKEPMVAPGLWLKRPIAFSNLAVFLASMSIMGLTTFLPMYVQTVLDRSPVVAGFALTMLLLGWPCGATIASRQFTRFGLRPIMIVGSICIPIGTSLLVMLDPSSSATMAGAGSLIMGFGMGLLNIGALILTQDSVNWSERGSATASNVFSRNLGSTLGAAILGAVLTYGLANANHDQAITSDQLRDLLNGADMLIDQQELRLALQHALHTTFIAMMLIAVLIVPACLCVPGVKRTYEENVVT; encoded by the coding sequence ATGACAGAAAAACATTCTCATCGCGGGCTCGTTGTTGCCGCGATCATGGCAAGCATGGCCATGATTGCAGTCGAGGCGACAATCGTATCGACCGCAATGCCGCAGATCGCTGCGCAACTGGGCCAGCTCAATCTCTATTCCTGGGTTTTCTCATCGTTCCTCTTGACCCAGACCGCGACGACCGTCGTGTTTGGAAAACTGGCCGATATATACGGTCGCAAGCCAGTGCTGATTTTCGGCATCGCCCTTTTCCTGATCGCGTCGATACTGGCGGGCTTTGCATGGTCGATGCCTTCGATGATTGTCTTCCGGCTATTGCAGGGCATTGGGGCAGGGGCGATCCAGCCCGCATCCATGACTGTTGTCGCTGACCTTTTTCCGGGCGCACAGCGCAGCAAGGTTCAGGGATACCTCGCCAGCGTGTGGGCGCTGTCAGCCGTTGTCGGCCCGCTCCTTGGCAGCCTGATCATTCACAATCTCAGCTGGGCGTGGGTGTTCTGGATAAACGTGCCGGTCGGTATGCTGGCGGCGTCGGGCTTTCTCCTCTTCCTGCATGAAGAAAAACGCTCCAAGCCCGTATCGGTCGATGTGCTTGGCGCAGCGCTTTTTGCGGTCTCGATTTCATCCCTGATGATTGCGCTTACCCTCATGGAAAGCGCTGTCTCGCCGGAAGCGGTTCTGGCATTGGTTCTCTTCGGCTTTTCGTTGGTTGCCTTCATCTGGCAGGAACGGCGCGCAAAGGAACCCATGGTCGCGCCCGGCTTGTGGCTGAAGCGACCGATAGCATTTTCCAATCTGGCGGTTTTCCTTGCCAGCATGTCGATCATGGGACTGACGACGTTTCTGCCGATGTATGTGCAGACGGTTCTCGACCGTTCTCCGGTGGTCGCGGGCTTTGCGTTGACCATGCTGCTGCTCGGCTGGCCTTGCGGAGCGACGATTGCTTCGCGACAGTTTACGCGGTTTGGATTGCGTCCGATCATGATTGTCGGAAGCATTTGCATTCCGATCGGAACCTCCTTGCTGGTCATGCTTGACCCGTCAAGCTCGGCCACGATGGCGGGCGCCGGTTCGCTGATCATGGGTTTCGGAATGGGCCTGCTCAACATCGGGGCGCTGATCCTGACGCAGGACAGCGTGAACTGGTCCGAGCGCGGCAGTGCCACTGCATCGAATGTCTTTTCGCGCAATCTTGGCAGCACGCTCGGAGCAGCCATTCTGGGCGCGGTGCTGACCTACGGTCTTGCCAACGCCAATCATGACCAGGCTATTACGTCAGACCAACTGCGGGATCTCCTGAATGGCGCCGACATGCTCATAGATCAGCAGGAACTTCGGCTAGCCCTTCAACATGCGCTGCACACGACTTTCATAGCGATGATGCTTATTGCCGTGTTGATCGTGCCAGCTTGTCTCTGTGTGCCGGGGGTTAAACGGACATACGAAGAAAACGTGGTCACCTGA
- a CDS encoding prolyl-tRNA synthetase associated domain-containing protein, with protein sequence MPLSPSELHDYLDKLGIEVKTVEHPPLFTVADSQSLRGEIPGGHTKNLFLKDKKDNFFLVTVEEDAVVDLKSIHQLIGAASRVSFGKPEKLMDYLGVIPGSVTVFGAVNDTAHNVQVILDADLMKHDVINGHPLTNEATTSIKRDDLVAFLKSTGHEPRILAVSERAKADA encoded by the coding sequence ATGCCTTTGTCGCCGAGCGAACTGCACGACTATCTTGATAAACTCGGTATCGAAGTAAAGACTGTTGAACATCCTCCCTTGTTCACGGTTGCCGATTCCCAAAGCCTGCGCGGTGAAATTCCGGGCGGTCACACGAAGAATCTCTTCTTGAAAGACAAGAAGGACAATTTCTTTCTCGTGACGGTCGAGGAGGACGCGGTGGTCGATCTGAAATCGATCCATCAACTGATCGGTGCGGCAAGCCGTGTTTCGTTCGGCAAGCCGGAAAAGCTGATGGATTATCTGGGTGTGATTCCCGGTTCGGTCACCGTATTCGGCGCTGTCAACGATACCGCACACAATGTGCAGGTGATCCTCGATGCCGATCTCATGAAGCATGATGTCATTAATGGGCATCCGCTGACCAACGAAGCCACGACTTCCATCAAGCGCGACGATCTGGTTGCTTTCCTCAAGTCCACAGGACACGAACCGCGCATTCTGGCCGTTTCCGAGCGTGCCAAGGCTGATGCTTAG
- the trxA gene encoding thioredoxin, translated as MSSQNNPYAGAGGQMTANVSFGAPQAAAGGADLVKDTTTAGFQADVIAESRKQPVLVDFWAPWCGPCKQLTPIIEKAVREAGGAVKLVKMNIDDHPAIAGQLGIQSIPAVIAFVNGQPVDGFMGAVPESKVKEFIAKVGGPSDAETAIAEAIAAANELVEAGDFVQASEIFSSILHAVPDNVDAVVGLATCLLESGDAEKAREILAQIPADKQNAPAVRALEARLALADQVKLIGDPIELEKRIQADSNDYQARFDLAQVRNAQGRREDAANELLFIMKASREWNDDGARKQLLQFFEAWGNADPATLGARRKLSSLLFS; from the coding sequence ATGAGCAGCCAAAACAATCCTTATGCTGGCGCGGGTGGCCAGATGACGGCGAATGTCTCTTTCGGCGCGCCGCAGGCCGCTGCTGGAGGAGCGGATCTCGTCAAGGACACCACGACGGCAGGCTTTCAGGCGGATGTAATCGCAGAATCCCGCAAGCAGCCGGTGCTGGTGGATTTCTGGGCGCCATGGTGCGGTCCCTGCAAGCAGTTGACCCCGATCATTGAAAAGGCGGTCCGCGAGGCTGGCGGCGCCGTCAAGCTGGTCAAGATGAATATCGACGACCATCCGGCGATTGCCGGCCAGCTTGGCATTCAATCCATTCCGGCAGTCATTGCTTTCGTCAACGGTCAGCCGGTTGACGGTTTCATGGGAGCTGTCCCTGAATCGAAGGTGAAGGAGTTCATCGCCAAGGTTGGTGGGCCGAGTGACGCGGAAACTGCAATTGCCGAGGCAATCGCGGCGGCGAACGAACTGGTTGAAGCTGGCGATTTCGTTCAGGCGTCGGAGATATTCTCGTCGATCCTTCATGCAGTCCCGGATAATGTCGACGCAGTCGTCGGTCTTGCGACCTGCCTTCTGGAATCCGGCGACGCGGAAAAGGCGCGGGAAATTCTGGCCCAGATTCCGGCAGACAAGCAGAACGCGCCTGCCGTCCGGGCGCTGGAAGCGCGCCTTGCACTGGCCGACCAGGTCAAGCTCATCGGTGATCCGATTGAACTCGAAAAGCGAATTCAGGCTGATTCCAATGATTATCAGGCCCGGTTCGATCTTGCGCAGGTGCGTAACGCGCAGGGGCGGCGTGAAGATGCGGCCAATGAGCTGCTTTTCATCATGAAGGCCAGCCGCGAGTGGAACGATGACGGCGCGCGCAAGCAGTTGCTCCAGTTCTTCGAGGCATGGGGCAATGCCGATCCCGCGACGCTCGGCGCACGGCGCAAGCTGTCGTCGCTTCTGTTTTCCTGA
- a CDS encoding LON peptidase substrate-binding domain-containing protein has protein sequence MQVGNARYRTGADIPETVPVFPLKGALLLPGGQLPLNIFEPRYLAMVENALAGKRIIGMIQPKIDGEDDEPTDELDESLRPQLSSVGCLGRITTFAETGDGRLLITLQGICRFRVREEINCRQPYRQCRIMPFLADLEQSRESSEIDREALLGAFRDYLEAHNLEADWDSIARANNETLVNALSIMSPFGPAEKQALLEAPDLKTRAATLIAITEMVLARVKDDDFGSRLQ, from the coding sequence ATGCAAGTGGGCAATGCCCGTTACAGGACGGGCGCGGATATTCCTGAGACTGTGCCGGTTTTCCCGTTGAAAGGGGCGCTGCTTCTGCCCGGTGGCCAGCTTCCGCTCAACATTTTCGAACCGCGCTATCTGGCGATGGTCGAGAATGCTTTGGCCGGCAAGCGCATCATCGGCATGATCCAGCCCAAAATCGACGGCGAGGATGATGAGCCGACCGACGAGCTGGACGAAAGCCTTCGCCCGCAGTTGAGCAGTGTCGGTTGTCTTGGCCGTATCACCACTTTTGCCGAAACCGGCGATGGCCGGTTGCTGATCACCTTGCAGGGCATCTGCCGTTTTCGCGTGCGCGAGGAGATCAATTGCCGCCAGCCTTATCGGCAGTGCCGGATCATGCCGTTCCTTGCCGACCTGGAGCAGTCGCGGGAGTCATCGGAGATCGACCGTGAAGCCTTGCTGGGTGCGTTCCGGGATTATCTCGAGGCGCACAATCTGGAAGCCGATTGGGATAGCATCGCGCGGGCAAACAACGAGACCCTCGTCAATGCGCTCTCCATCATGTCGCCTTTCGGCCCGGCTGAAAAACAGGCGCTTCTGGAAGCCCCGGATTTGAAGACGCGTGCAGCGACGTTGATCGCCATCACCGAAATGGTGCTGGCCCGAGTGAAGGACGACGATTTCGGATCGCGTTTACAGTAG
- a CDS encoding Trm112 family protein: MDDKTETGNIDVRLLELLVCPITKGALEYDAEHGELISHKAKLAYPVRGGIPIMLPSEARSLTE; encoded by the coding sequence ATGGACGACAAGACGGAAACCGGCAATATCGACGTGCGCCTGCTGGAACTTCTCGTATGCCCTATAACCAAAGGGGCGCTGGAGTATGACGCGGAACATGGGGAACTGATCTCGCACAAGGCAAAGCTTGCCTATCCGGTCCGGGGCGGCATTCCCATCATGCTGCCGTCAGAAGCGCGCAGTTTGACGGAGTGA
- the leuB gene encoding 3-isopropylmalate dehydrogenase, protein MASRKLLLLPGDGIGPEAMAEVRKIIAFLNSGLNLGFETEEGLVGGSAYDAHGQAISDADMEKALAADAVLFGAVGGPKWDSVPYEVRPEAGLLRLRKDMQLYANLRPAICYPALAHSSSLKPEVIEGLDILILRELTGGVYFGEPKEIIDLGNGQKRGIDTQVYDTYEIERIADVAFELARTRRNKVTSMEKRNVMKSGVLWNQVVTARHKEKHADVELEHMLADAGGMQLVRWPKQFDVIVTDNLFGDMLSDVAAMLTGSLGMLPSASLGAVDSKTGKRKALYEPVHGSAPDIAGKGVANPIAMIASLAMCLRYSFNLVDEADRLEAAIAQVLDDGLRTADIWSEGKSKVGTVEMGDAILDKFSKLSAA, encoded by the coding sequence ATGGCATCCAGAAAACTCCTTCTCCTGCCCGGCGACGGCATCGGCCCAGAGGCGATGGCGGAAGTCCGCAAGATCATCGCTTTCCTCAACTCAGGCCTCAATCTCGGTTTCGAGACGGAAGAAGGTCTGGTTGGCGGTTCCGCCTATGATGCGCATGGTCAGGCGATTTCCGATGCGGATATGGAGAAGGCTCTGGCCGCCGATGCCGTGCTTTTCGGTGCCGTTGGCGGTCCGAAGTGGGACAGCGTGCCCTATGAAGTGCGCCCTGAAGCCGGTCTTCTGCGTCTGCGCAAGGACATGCAGCTTTATGCAAATCTTCGCCCGGCCATCTGCTATCCGGCGCTGGCCCATTCTTCCTCGCTGAAGCCGGAAGTTATCGAAGGTCTCGATATCCTCATCCTGCGCGAGCTGACCGGCGGCGTCTATTTCGGGGAGCCGAAGGAAATCATCGACCTCGGCAACGGCCAGAAGCGCGGCATCGATACGCAGGTCTACGACACCTACGAAATCGAACGTATCGCTGATGTCGCCTTCGAGTTGGCGCGCACGCGCCGCAACAAGGTCACGTCGATGGAAAAGCGCAACGTGATGAAGTCGGGCGTCCTGTGGAATCAGGTCGTCACCGCGCGTCACAAGGAAAAGCATGCCGACGTGGAACTGGAACATATGCTGGCCGATGCTGGCGGCATGCAACTCGTGCGCTGGCCGAAGCAGTTCGACGTCATCGTCACGGACAACCTGTTCGGCGATATGCTGTCGGACGTGGCCGCGATGCTGACCGGCTCGCTCGGCATGCTGCCGTCGGCTTCGCTCGGTGCGGTCGATTCCAAAACCGGCAAGCGCAAGGCGCTTTACGAGCCGGTTCACGGTTCGGCACCGGATATCGCCGGCAAGGGCGTTGCCAACCCGATTGCGATGATTGCTTCGCTTGCCATGTGCCTGCGTTATTCGTTCAATCTCGTCGACGAAGCGGATCGTCTGGAAGCAGCGATTGCACAGGTTCTCGATGATGGCCTGCGCACTGCTGACATCTGGTCGGAAGGCAAGTCCAAGGTCGGCACCGTCGAAATGGGTGACGCAATCCTCGACAAGTTCTCCAAGCTTTCCGCTGCATAA
- a CDS encoding bifunctional transcriptional activator/DNA repair enzyme AdaA — translation MLFTLPDQNKLYDALVARDAAFEGRAYVGVISTGIFCRLTCPARKPKPENCRFFASVAECMADGFRPCKRCHPLQPAAEAEPAVRKLLDALEAEPERRWGEEDVARLGLDPSTVRRSFRRHFGMTFLEMARQERLRHGFQALADGGRVIDAQIDAGFESPEAFRSAFARILGLPPGKLRGDGLLRADWIRTPLGTMIAICDARNLHLLEFVDRKALPAELKKLYATCRGDLGIGRFDTHDLVERQLNAFFEGNSPTFDLPLVLHGSAFTQHVWRELQNIRAGDTRSYSELAQAMEKPLAVRAVARANGANQIAIIIPCHRVIGADGSLTGYGGGLWRKQKLIEIEAQYRR, via the coding sequence ATGTTGTTCACGCTCCCTGATCAAAACAAACTTTACGATGCACTTGTCGCCCGCGATGCCGCTTTTGAGGGCAGGGCCTATGTCGGCGTTATCTCGACTGGAATTTTCTGCCGCCTGACCTGTCCGGCGCGCAAACCGAAACCGGAAAACTGCCGTTTCTTCGCATCGGTTGCCGAATGCATGGCCGACGGATTCAGGCCCTGCAAAAGATGCCATCCGTTACAGCCCGCCGCCGAAGCGGAACCAGCCGTCAGGAAGCTTCTCGACGCCCTTGAAGCCGAACCGGAGCGGCGCTGGGGCGAAGAGGATGTGGCCCGGCTGGGGCTTGATCCTTCGACCGTCCGTCGCAGTTTCCGCCGCCATTTCGGAATGACGTTTCTCGAAATGGCGCGGCAGGAGCGCCTGCGGCACGGGTTCCAGGCGCTTGCCGATGGCGGGCGTGTGATCGATGCGCAGATCGACGCGGGATTTGAATCTCCCGAAGCTTTCCGCAGCGCCTTTGCGCGTATTCTCGGACTGCCGCCCGGAAAATTGCGCGGCGATGGCTTGCTGCGGGCCGATTGGATCAGGACGCCGCTCGGTACGATGATCGCCATCTGTGACGCGCGAAACCTGCATCTTCTCGAATTCGTCGATCGCAAGGCGCTGCCCGCTGAGCTCAAGAAACTATATGCCACCTGCCGCGGCGATCTGGGGATTGGCCGTTTCGACACGCATGATCTTGTCGAGCGACAGCTGAATGCCTTTTTCGAGGGCAATTCCCCGACGTTCGACCTGCCGCTGGTTCTGCATGGCAGTGCTTTCACGCAGCATGTCTGGCGCGAACTTCAGAATATCCGGGCAGGGGACACGCGTAGCTACAGCGAACTTGCGCAGGCCATGGAAAAGCCGCTTGCGGTGCGCGCGGTGGCGCGGGCCAACGGGGCGAACCAGATTGCCATCATTATCCCTTGTCATCGCGTGATCGGCGCGGACGGATCGCTGACGGGCTACGGTGGCGGTCTGTGGCGCAAGCAGAAGCTGATCGAAATCGAGGCGCAATACCGCCGATAG
- a CDS encoding aspartate-semialdehyde dehydrogenase: protein MGFKVAVVGATGNVGREMLNILEERGFPADEVVALASRRSQGTEVSYGDRTLKVKALDTYDFSDTDICLMSAGGEISKEWSPKIGKQGCVVIDNSSAWRYDAEVPLIVPEVNPDAIEGFRKKNIIANPNCSTAQLVVALKPLHDVAKIKRVVVSTYQSVSGAGKEGMDELFEQSRAVFVADPVTAKKFTKRIAFNVIPHIDVFMEDGYTKEEWKMVAETKKMLDPKIKLTATAVRVPVFIGHSEAVNIEFENPITPEEAREILREAPGCQVVDKHENGGYITPYESAGEDATYISRIREDITVENGLAMWVVSDNLRKGAALNTIQIAELLVARGLIKPKALAA from the coding sequence ATGGGTTTCAAGGTTGCAGTTGTCGGCGCCACCGGAAATGTCGGGCGCGAAATGCTCAATATCCTCGAGGAACGCGGCTTCCCGGCTGACGAAGTTGTCGCGCTTGCATCGCGCCGCAGCCAGGGCACGGAAGTGTCCTATGGTGACCGGACGCTGAAGGTCAAGGCGCTCGACACGTATGATTTCTCCGATACGGACATCTGCCTGATGTCTGCCGGCGGCGAGATTTCCAAGGAATGGTCGCCGAAGATCGGCAAGCAGGGCTGTGTCGTCATCGACAATTCCTCGGCCTGGCGTTATGATGCAGAAGTGCCGCTGATCGTGCCGGAAGTGAACCCGGACGCAATCGAAGGCTTCCGCAAGAAGAACATCATTGCCAATCCGAACTGCTCGACCGCCCAGCTCGTCGTGGCCTTGAAGCCGCTGCACGACGTCGCCAAGATCAAGCGCGTTGTCGTGTCGACCTATCAGTCGGTTTCGGGCGCGGGCAAGGAAGGCATGGATGAGCTTTTTGAACAGTCACGCGCTGTTTTCGTAGCCGATCCGGTTACGGCGAAGAAATTCACCAAGCGCATCGCGTTCAACGTGATCCCGCATATCGATGTCTTCATGGAAGACGGCTACACCAAGGAAGAATGGAAGATGGTGGCCGAAACCAAGAAGATGCTCGATCCGAAGATCAAGCTGACGGCAACCGCTGTCCGTGTTCCGGTCTTCATCGGCCATTCCGAGGCGGTCAATATCGAGTTCGAAAACCCGATCACGCCGGAAGAAGCACGCGAAATCCTGCGCGAAGCCCCGGGCTGCCAGGTTGTCGACAAGCACGAGAATGGCGGCTACATCACGCCTTATGAATCCGCTGGCGAAGACGCGACCTATATCAGCCGCATCCGCGAGGATATCACCGTCGAAAACGGTCTTGCCATGTGGGTGGTCTCGGACAATCTGCGCAAGGGCGCTGCTCTCAACACGATCCAGATTGCTGAACTGCTGGTCGCGCGCGGCCTCATCAAGCCGAAGGCGCTTGCGGCCTGA
- a CDS encoding MarR family winged helix-turn-helix transcriptional regulator: MKRDDQDSNLDLSNMVCFAIYSTANALTRAYQPILNKLDLTYPQFLVMIVLWEQDDRTVSEIGAQLNLDSGTLTPLLKRLEAAGRIARRRDPRDERQVRITLTDEGRELRKQAENIPEQVFCALGQPVDELQDLRARLLYIRGNLVNTLSR; the protein is encoded by the coding sequence ATGAAGCGCGACGATCAGGATTCGAATCTCGACCTTTCCAACATGGTCTGCTTTGCGATCTATTCGACCGCAAATGCGCTGACGCGCGCCTATCAGCCGATCCTCAACAAACTCGACCTCACCTATCCGCAGTTTCTGGTGATGATCGTGCTGTGGGAACAGGACGACCGGACCGTCTCGGAGATCGGCGCACAACTCAATCTGGATTCGGGCACGCTGACCCCGCTGCTGAAACGCCTCGAAGCAGCCGGGCGCATTGCGCGGCGACGCGATCCGCGGGACGAGCGGCAGGTGCGCATCACATTGACCGACGAAGGCCGGGAATTGCGCAAGCAGGCCGAGAACATCCCGGAGCAGGTGTTCTGCGCGCTGGGTCAGCCTGTCGATGAGTTGCAGGATCTGCGCGCACGCTTGCTCTATATACGCGGCAATCTCGTCAACACCCTCAGCCGCTAA
- a CDS encoding organic hydroperoxide resistance protein, with the protein MPILYTTQSTATGGRTGSAKTADGRLSVVLDTPKELGGSGGEGTNPEQLFASGYAACFLGALKFVAAKEKVSISADSTVTATVGIGPREDGTGFGLDVALQVALPGVDKAKAEELVQAAHIVCPYSHATRGNIDVRLSVA; encoded by the coding sequence ATGCCAATTCTGTACACCACCCAGTCCACAGCCACCGGCGGCCGCACGGGAAGCGCCAAAACCGCTGACGGACGGCTGAGCGTCGTTCTCGATACGCCGAAGGAACTGGGCGGCTCGGGCGGCGAGGGCACCAATCCGGAGCAGCTTTTCGCTTCCGGTTATGCGGCCTGCTTCCTCGGTGCGTTGAAGTTCGTTGCCGCAAAGGAAAAAGTTTCCATTTCAGCCGACAGCACCGTGACCGCGACGGTCGGTATCGGTCCGCGCGAGGACGGCACCGGCTTTGGCCTTGATGTCGCACTGCAAGTGGCATTGCCGGGCGTGGACAAGGCGAAGGCCGAAGAACTGGTTCAGGCAGCGCACATCGTCTGCCCCTACTCGCATGCAACGCGCGGCAATATCGATGTCCGCCTGAGCGTGGCGTAA